The region GAGGTCCAGGTCCTCGAACACGAGTTCACGCCCGAATCGGGCCGTGCCCGTGGCAGTGAGCGTGCTCTCTTCCACCTGCATCTCGAAGTCCTGGAAGCGGACTTCGACGTCGCCGTCGACACGCACGCTCGCCGCGCCCCTGAATGAGCCCGCCGGAATGCGCGGGTCGATCCACGCGAAGTCAGTGAGATCTCCCGCTCCATCCGTTTCGGCCGCCGACTCGAAAATCCACACGTCACCGCCCTCCCGCGGCCCCACCGAGAGGTCGCCACGAAGAAGTGACCCAGGAAGTCTGAACGCCCCCGATTCCACTCTGATGCCACCCCGCCCGAAGGTGAGTTCCCCGAACGCCTCATCGACCCGGAGTGGTTCGGCGAGAATCGCAGCATCCATTGAAAGGGAAGCGAGCCTGGCTCGGAGGTATTCGTCACCCCCGCTCAAATCGAGCTCGGCGTCCTCTAAATCGAAGTCGATCGCCTCGAACGCGAGCCGGTCTAGCCGGCCCTCACCGTCAGGCGACTCGACCGTGGTCCCTCTCCCGTCTTCGCTCGCCGGGTGCAAAATCTGAACCACACCCTCACGGACCCCGATGCGCCCAAAACGGATAGGCTCTGTCGGGCCACCAGAAACACTATCGACTCCGTCGGAGTCGACTCTGGGCCGAAGCAGGCGAGTGATGTTCACTCTCTCCTCCGAGGCGAGTCGCGAGATCTCCAGGTCGAGTCCCCACACCACGAGTGAAGACACCTCGGGGGCACCCGCGAAGAGCGCGACAGGGGAATACCGGAGTTGAATGGAGTCCGCAGTGAGGAGTCGTCGATGGTTCTCGGCCGTAAGTGTCACGTTCGTCAGCGTTGCGCCCGTAAGGAGCGTGCCGCTCCGCACACCCTGCACTTCGAGTGTGCCGAGCAGTGCGTCCTCCGCACGGCTGAGGACCCCGTCCAGTAGCATTCGTTGGCCTCGCCCGCTCTGCACCATCACTGTCGCGAACAGCAAAACGCTCAACACACCAGCACCAGCCCAACGCATCACCCGCCGTGCGGCCTCACGCTTGCGACCCCGGCGTCGCAGCACGGGGTCGCCGCTTTCCGAGCCGGCTTCGGGCTGCGAGATCTCCGGCGCACCCGCCACCGGTTCCTCGTGCTCCGAACCCACTAGAAGGCCTGTCCGATGGAGATGTGGAGTTGAAAACGCCTGAGCGACCAGGAGGAGGAGTGCCCGAAGAGCACCGTCGGAGTGAGCAGCGCGATGTTCTTCGTCCTTACATAAGGCGCAAAAACCCCGTTGATGCTGAGCTTCGCTTCTTCGTTGTCCACGCTCGGGTCGAACGGCCTGATCTGTGACGTCACTACGGAGAGCGCCTGCCCGCCGCGAAAACGATACGCCACGTCGACCCGGATTGGGCCGATGGGGCTCAGGTAACGCACGCCGGCGCCCGGAGTGATTTCGAGATCGGCAAGCGCCGCACGCTCTTTGACGGCCCAGACCTGCCCTACATCGGCAAAAACCACGCCTTCGAATGAGCTTGAGATCCCGAAGCGGATGTCGAGATTGGCTTCCAGAAGTCGCGTCCCGCCCGTGGGGCGCGGGATGAAGCCGGCGTCTCCAAGCGGTGTGGCATCACACGACAGGTCCATGACCTGGGCTGGTGTGCATGCGGCGGTAACACTCGTGCTGCTCACAGTCATGAGACGCACCGGATCCAACACTTGAAGGACGCGAGGTCCCAGTCTGCTCTGTGCGAACCCTCTAACGGAGTTCGCACCCCCTGCATAAAAGCGCTTTTCGGGCTGTACGATGTCGACTGCGTCCCCTCCACGCACCAATTCGCTGAAGGGGCCCGCGCCTACCCACCCACCCCGAATCCGCGCTGCGACAACTCCCGATCCAAACGCGTTATAGGTCGCGGCCTCGGCTAAGAACCGATCGTAGCGGAAGTTGGATCCGGTCCAGCCCGCCGCGTGCTCCAGGTCCAACGCGAGTGAATACCCTCGGGTGGGGTTCAGCGGATTGTTCGCGAGATTGCGCGAGAAGCTGATCCCAATGGGAGCGATCATGTTTACGTCGTCGAGGATGTCGATGTCCTCGGGCGTGCACACCAAGAAGCCCGTGCAGAACAAGAGCTCCGCAGCTTCGAGCCGAGACAGCTCAGGCCGATAGGAGATCGTAAGCGACGTCTGCGGACCAATCGCACGAGTCAACGCCACCTGCAGGCCCACAGCTTGGCGGACAAAGACGTCCGGCAGACTCTGTCTCTCACCAAAGACCGAGGCGACAAATGAATTGCGCGTCGAAAAGATCCAGGGCTGCGCAAAGTCTATCGAGGCCAGCCAGTTCAACTCGCCGAATTCTTCCTTGCCCGCCTGTGGGCAAAGGATGTCCCTGAACTGCGGCGTGAGAAGGTTCGACACGCGCGCACGGGCCTGAAGGATCCGGCCACCTCCCCTGAAGTTCCGAGCCGTCCAGCGGGTCTCCAGATCGAAACACTCTGCGTTACTCAGGCCAGCGCCATATCGGACCCGGTACTCATCACCCTCGGTGACATCCACTCGAACCGGAATCACCGAGTCTGTGGCGTTCGCGAAGTCAGGCTGGACCGTCGCACTGCGCATGATGTCGAGGCCGAAGAGCCGCGACTGACTCTCGAACAGTTCGGCACCGCGATATAGATCTCCTTCACGGAACTCGAGCGTGTTGCGGATCGTGGCGTCGCTCAGAGACTCGTTGCCGAAAATCTCGACTGGCCCGTAGTACGCGCGCGTTCCCACCTCGACGGAGTATGTCACTTCCGCACCGTACGGGTCGTCGGCCGGAATCCTGAAGCGACGGAATACCTCTACCCGAGCATATCCTCTGTTCGCGAGCCGATTCTGAAGCGAATCCCGAGTCGCCTCAAGGGCGATCTGGCTCAAGCGGTCACCAGGCAGAAGAGGCAGGGTCGCGGTGATCTCGGGGTCATTGAAGCCCTCGACACCCTCTACGGAAATGCTTCTTACCAAGACTGGTTGTCCTTCGACCACGAGAAACGACACCTCTGCCGTTCCCTCCTCATGCATGGTTCGGGCCGTATCTACCGTCGCTTCTCGGAATCCGCGGATCTGGTACCACACCTGAAGACGCAGCCGGTCCAGCGGAATCTGCCGCTCCTGCAAGTAGAACTCTTGCAGGGCAAAGTCCGCTCCGGCCCAGCAAAAGGGGGAAAAGATCGCCGAACGGCACTCGGTCTCTCGGGTGACGATGGCCCGCGCCAGGGAATCTCTGGGGAACGACTCGTTCCCTTCGAAACGGACGGAAACCACTTCTGTACGACCGATTTGTGCAGAACCGGTGGCGGGACAAACGGCGGCCGCCACCAATACCCCCAGGCAAACGAGCACGGGGCTGAACCGGGACACGATCAGTCGTCCCCGAATCGGGGTAGGTCCACCCGCTCGGCGATCTCCGTTCGTACGGGCTCACGAGCGAGTAACATCCGAGCGAAGTAGAACGTCACTACGCCCACTCCAGCCGCGATCGCCGAGGACACAGCAGCTGCACGTACGTTCTCAGAACGGGTCGGCCGGTTCCTCAGGTAGCGCACGCTTAGTCCTCCTGGGGGAACGCCCCGGGGTACGCGGTCTTCATCGGCGTACCCGGACGCGGAACAGAAACCGTCTCACCTGGCTCGAACGCGCTCCCATGGGACTCGAAGAAATGAGGCGTTACTTCGATCGTGTCCTCGAGCACCTTCACGATGTTGCAGCTGTTCTTGCGGTGTTCGGGTCCACGCCCCCGGCGAGAGGTGGTCGTACCGGTGTGGATCAGCGGAACGCCCGCCCGGTCACCCGGGATCACATCGCGCGACGAGGCAATCAAGGTCTGATGGATGTGCCCGCTCAGCACGACATCCACCTGCATGTCTTCGATCTCCTGGAGGATCTTCCGCCCGCCAGGTAGGGGTGCGCCCCCCTCGCCATCTGGCGGAGACACAAAATGATGGTGAACCACCAAGACCCGCGGCCCCCCAGGAGGGACTTCATCGAACGCTTTTCGCGCGAAGGCGAGTTGATGCCTCTGAATTCGCCCATTTACGATCGCGCGGTACGGGCTGGCCGAGTTCAATCCGACGATCATCGACCCAGCGACCCGCACGACGGAATCCACATCCCGTGGGATGTGATGCCGCCAGCGCCAGAACGGCGTGACCGCCCGCTCCCAGATACGATAGAGCGGCACGTCGTGGTTCCCAGGTGTCACCACGAGGGGAACCCTAGGCAGTCGCTCTAGGAAATCCCAGGCGGCCTTGAATTCGCGAGGCTTCGCACGCTGCGTAAGGTCGCCCGAAACCACAATCAGATCCGGCATCACTTCGAAGGCGAGACTACGGAAAGCATCTCCCGCTCTCGGGCGAAATGGCTTCCCGAACTGCAAGTCGGAGGCGTGAAGAATGGTCAGCACAGCGCGTCCTAGGCTGCGGCCTCAGCGGGCCGGCCCAGCTTCGTCATACCGTAGATGCCCACCCCGATGATTCCCAGCGAGATGATCTGAGCCAAGGTAAGGACTCCGAAGAACCGATCGTCCTTGGCCCGCAAGAACTCGACCAGGAATCGTTCCGCGCCCGCGAAACCCAACCAGAGCATGAACAGCCATCCCGCGTTGTGCTTATGGCGCCGAATCTTCCACAAAAAGAAGAACACCGCCGTGCTGATCCCGACCTCGTACAACTGGGTCGGATGTACCGGCAGTACCTGTCCGTATTTCTCGACTAAAGCCGGATCGACGGAGATCCCAAGCGCCTCGATGTTCGAGACGGTGGTCGCCGGGTAACCCTTTGGGAAGGCGATACCGACCCAAGAATCAGTCGGAACACCCCAATCATCACCTACGAGGAAGCAACCCATCCGGCCCACGCCGTAGGCCATCGCCAGCCCTGGAGCGACCACATCTGCCATGGTTGGTAGAGGCAGCTTCTGCCTGCGGATCTCCCACACGACCAACGCCGTGGCAAGTATGAATCCGCCGTACCACACCAATCCACCACGCGACAGAATCAGCGCCGCTGGATCTGTCGCCAGTCGAGGGTAATTCAGCAGGATGTAGTAGATCTTGGCACCCAAGATTCCGCCGACGACACCCATAAAGACGAGGTCCCAAGCCTTGTCGGGATCTTCGCCAATGCGGGCCATTTCGGCACGGATCAGATATCCGCCCGTGAGGAACGAAAAGAGCATGAACACCCCGAATGAGGTGACCGCCTCTCCGCCCATGAAGGGAACCCAGGCCGGAAATTCGAAAATGATGGGATACATGAGCCTAACTTCGCGTGAGGAGGGAGTTATCGAAACAGGTAAACCGGGACATTCGGGTCAACAAATGCCCCCCTACCGAAGGCCAGGGAATTCGAGTCCAGCGGAGGCGGACGCATCGAAGCCGCTCACGTCACCCCTGTCATAACGAAAGCGAGCGGCCCGCGCGATCATTGCTCCATTGTCCAACGACAACCGCGGGGACGCGTGGAACAACCGGCCATGCGCCCCGAGGCGTTCCGAAAGCGCTTCTCGAAGCCGGAGATTCGCAGCAACACCTCCTCCAATCAGTACCCGGTCGCACTGGGTCGCGTGGACGGCTCGCATTGTCTTAGAAGCGAGGACGTCGACCGCAGCTTCCTGAAAGGCAGCGGCAATGTTCGGGCGTTCGGCCCCGACACTCTGCTCATGCCCCACACGACGCGTCAAATCCACCACCGCCGTCTTGAGCCCACTGAACGAAAAGTCGAAATACGCCGCTTCATTCAGGCTTTGGTTTCTGCGGAGCATGGGGCGAGGAAGGACGTGTTTCTTGGGGTCACCAAGCACCGCCACACGCTGAATCTCAGGGCCGCCCGGATACGAGAGACCCAAGAGTTTGGCGACCTTATCGAAGGCCTCGCCAGCCGCATCATCCCTGGTCTCGCCAAGCAGTCGATAGTCACCCCATTCGGGAACATGCAACAACATGGTGTGGCCGCCTGACACCAGCAGCCCGACGAAGGGGGGCTGGGCCTCGGGGTCCTCGAGAGACGGGGCGAATAGGTGCCCCTCCATGTGGTGCACTGGCACGAACGGGCGCCCGAGCGCGAAGGCAGCTGATTTGGCCCAGCACACACCCACGAGTAGCGCGCCAATGAGCCCCGGCCCCGCCGTCGCGCCGATGAGGTCCACCTGCTCAAGTGTTACGCCAGCCTGAGCCAAAGCCTCGTCGACCACCACGTCGATCTTCCTCAGATGCGCACGGGCCGCGATCTCAGGGATCACCCCGCCGAAAACGGCATGTTCGTCCTGCGAGAGAATCACATGCCCCAGCACGCGATTGTCACCGTCGATCACTGCAGCCGAGGTCTCGTCACACGAAGTCTCGAGACCCAGAACGAGGGGGCCGCGGGCTGTGCTCACCAGCCGCTAGCGTCCCCTCCGCCCGCTAGGTCGGCAGCCCTCCGTACCGTCACGACGTCCGTCGACGGAACTGCGGTGACGAGATCAGGCACGCCATCGATTTGAAGCGGCACACGGCGCTCTTCTCCCGGAGCCATGCCCGTAAGCAACTCCCCCTGCACCCATACACGTAGAAGCTCCGGCTGGATTCCGGTGACCAGCGTTCTCGCCCCCGTAACCCTGAGCTGGACCGACAGCGGGTCCACCACGACTTCAGTGCCTATCCGTTCGGTGTCTACGAAGACGGTAAGTCCGGACAACACGCGCTCGACCACTGACTCGAGTCGGACCCCTACGGTGGCCGTAGTCGGCACCAACATGACCCCAAACAAGCCCGTCGTGTCCAGAGCGACGTTGAAGACCCCGGACGCCTGAACGGCGGTGAGGTCGAAGGGGCTCAAATGCACAGAATCCAGACCTTCGATCCGGCTCCGCGGACCCCGGATTCGTACCTCACGTGGGTTGAGCCCGAGCGGGCTCGCCAAAGCCATGTTGGACGGCACAGCCCCGCGCGTGCGCAGCGCAATGGGGAGCGTACGCGTCATCGCTCGCTCTAGAGAGACGCGGATGTTCACCGGAGAAAGCGATTCAACGGACAGGCCGCGACCTTCACCCAAACCAACCCATTCTCGCCGAAGTGAGACGAGCGTGTCCGCGGAGTTGATCCCTTCGAGTGGGACCCGAACCGTGGTGCCTTCACGTGCGAGTCGAATGATCTCTCTAGCGGGTCCGCCTAGGCGTAGTTCAACCTGAGCAGGACTGGGAGGTGCAGCCAAAGTCCAAGCTGTATCTGCGACGGAGACGATGATGGGGATCGACGAGAATGTCTCTTGGTTTCTCGGCTCCGTTTGGACCAAGCCCCAGAGAAACACGGACAGACCGAGCGCAGCCAGCTTGAGTCGCCAATTGTGCAGAAGCACCCTGCCCGGCCGCGAAGCCATGTGCTACTGCCCGAGGAGGCGGAGGACGAGCGCGTGATTCACGGGCGAATCCCAATGGGTTCCACCCGCGACCTTCTTGTAGATGATGCCGTCTTTTCCGATCAAAAAGGTCTCTGGCACGCCCGTTGTCTGATAGACCCGCTGAACGTCACCAGCCGGGTTATGGAGAATGCGAAAGGTGAGACCCAAGTCCTGAGCGAAAGCGTCGAGGTCGCCACCCGGTCGGCCGAACGAATCGGCTTGCCCGAATGGGGCATCGATGCTGATGGCGAGTATCTCGAAGTCTTCGTTGTCGAGTTCTTCGTAGAGACGTTGCATCGAGGGCATTTCTTCGAGGCACGGACCACACCAAGTGGCCCAAATGTTCACCAGGACGACTTTGTCCGCGTAGTCCGAAATGGCGACATCCGTACCGTCCATCGCCCGCGCCACGAACTCGGGTGCGACCTCGCCCGTGATTACGGGTTGATAGCTCTCACGTCCGGCCCACGCCACGATGACAACCGTGACGGCTCCGAGGATGGTCCATAGATAGGGAGAGCGAGCAAAACTGCGCTTCATGTCGAGGCTCGAAAAGCGTTGCGAGACAACGGATCGGGACGTCTACTGACGTCACGATTGCTACGACGCCGTGCGGTCATTGTTCCCTCTGTCTCGCCCGGCGTCCCACCGACAATCGGACCTCAGCCCCACGCTCCAGCTCAGTGTCCACGGCAGGCTCCTGCTCTACCACGATGCCCTGGTCACGCCCGAAGCGGAAGACCTCGGCTGTCTCGGCCACAACGAGGCCGAGTGAGTCCAAAATCTGCACCGCCTCATGTTCTTCTAGGCCTAGCACGAGAGGCATGAGAACGAGGGGCGGTCCCGTACTCACGACCATACGAACATCAGATGGAAGCGCTAGGATCGAATCGGCGGGGGGGATCGTTTCAATAATCCGGCCTCGAGGCACTTCGGCCTGAGCGGTATCGAGCAAAACCCTGAAGCCGCTGCTTTCCAGGACAATGCGCGCACCGGCCTCGTCGAGCTGTGTCACGTCAGGGATCGAACGGAGCTGAGGGCCCAAAGAAATCGTGACCCGAATTTCAGTCTCCGGGCGTGCGATCTGCCCAGCCAGGGGAGCCTGGCCCACGATCAACGCTGCAGGGACCGACGGATGGAGCAACGAGTCGATGACTCCAAGTTGCAGACCCGCATCAGCAAACCGCTCTCGCGCACTCGCTAGGCCCATGCCGCGGACGTCGGGAACCTCGAAGAGGTCGCCCAACGGTTCAGGCGCAGGGAAGACCCATTGTGTCGCAGCGATGTACCCGCCGCCCCAACCGAAAAGCGCGAGAGCCGCGACAAGGAGCCACGGCATGGACCGCTTGGTGCTTGGGTCCTTCTTCTTCGCCAGCTGCTTCTTGGGCGCCGCCGCCTTTTTCGGCGACTTCCCCTTGCTCTTTCCACCACGTCGACGCGCAAGCGACCCGCCGAGTCTCATTCGGATCTCCTCAGACGCGCTGCGAACGATCCATCGAAGCCGGCCTCATGCGGGAGTACCGACAGGTAACCGTGCTCGTCGATGAAGTTGGACGAGACCGATCCAGAGTTTTCGATCGTGAAGTCGGGGTGCGCGTTCAGGAACGCTTCGATTCGCTCCCCGTTCTCTTCAGGCTCCAACGTGCACGTCGAGTACACCAACAATCCGCCCCTCCCCACAGTCGTGGCGCCTGCCTCGAGCATTCGGTCTTGAACGGCCGTGAGCTCCGTCACCGACTCCGGGCGTAAACGCCACCGTGCATCTGGATGTCGTGCCAAGGTGCCCGTACCTGTACACGGAACGTCGAGAAGAACGACGTCAGCGTCCACCAAGGGCGGGTGAGCAGCATCCGCAACCACACAGCTGACTCGGCGGCCTGTTCGATCTGCGTTCTCTCGCACCATACGTATGCGTGACTCCGAGCGATCTGCGGCGACGGTATAGGAAGCCCCGACAGAGGCAGCGAGCGCCTTTCCGCCTGGGGCAGCACAAAGGTCTGCAACCTTCGTGCCCGGATCGATATCCATGTACCGAACAACCAGTTGAGCCGCAGGGTCCTGAACGATGGAGCCCGGCAGGACAGACAGGGCCTCAGAGGGCGGAGTACTCCATGCGAGCCGGACGGCGCTAGGAACGTCCTGAACCGATCGTGCCGTGATACCTGCCTGGGCCAGGAGCTCGACCGCAGCGTCCTGGGATTGGTCTAGAGAATTCAAGAAGGTCGTCGGCCGGCCGTTGTTAGTATCCACGAGCGAGCGGACCTCTTCCGGACTCCAGCGTGCCAACCATCGATCGATGAGCCACCGCGGGTGGGAGCCCCACGTCGAGAGATAGTCGGCAGGGTCGGTCGTCCAATCAGGGAACTGGTCGTCCCCATCGCCATCCTCCGACACACGCCTCAGGACGGCGTTGACCAACCCCGCGGCGCCCTTCCCCTTCAGCTCTCGGGCTCGGTCCACCGACCCGGACACGGCCGCATAATCAGGGACAGAACCCATGTAGAGGATCTGGTATGCGCCGAGGCGCAGCACCTCGAGCACGTCCTGCTGCAGGGATGCCAGTCCCTTGTGTATATGCTTGGCCAGTAGGTGGTCGAGTCGTCCCCGCATACGCGTCGTACCGTACGCCAAGTCATGTGCGAATGCCCGCTCGCGCGGATCGAGGCCCACCAGCGCAGCCCCTAAGGCGATATCGAGCCGGCGTCCGCGTTCGACTTGAACGCGGATGACGTAGGCGGCATCTCGCCCTGTCGTGATGTCCCCGCTCGTCACGAACGGAAGGACTCTGAGGAGGGTCGTAGCACGACTAGTCGAGCATCCCGGTGGTCGGGGAAGAGGGCACAGCGATCTCGCGTGACGGCATGCGGCCGGCCAGAAACGCCAAACGGCCCGCGAGAACCGCGTGTTTCATCGCGTGTGACATCCGAACCGGATCATCCGCTGCCGCCAACGCCGTGTTCATGAGGATACCATCCACGCCCTGCTCCATGGTGACGCACGCGTCGGAAGCCGTGCCGACACCCGCATCCACGATCACGGGCACCTCGAGACGTCGTTTGATCTCACGGATGAAGTACG is a window of Longimicrobiales bacterium DNA encoding:
- a CDS encoding BamA/TamA family outer membrane protein — protein: MSRFSPVLVCLGVLVAAAVCPATGSAQIGRTEVVSVRFEGNESFPRDSLARAIVTRETECRSAIFSPFCWAGADFALQEFYLQERQIPLDRLRLQVWYQIRGFREATVDTARTMHEEGTAEVSFLVVEGQPVLVRSISVEGVEGFNDPEITATLPLLPGDRLSQIALEATRDSLQNRLANRGYARVEVFRRFRIPADDPYGAEVTYSVEVGTRAYYGPVEIFGNESLSDATIRNTLEFREGDLYRGAELFESQSRLFGLDIMRSATVQPDFANATDSVIPVRVDVTEGDEYRVRYGAGLSNAECFDLETRWTARNFRGGGRILQARARVSNLLTPQFRDILCPQAGKEEFGELNWLASIDFAQPWIFSTRNSFVASVFGERQSLPDVFVRQAVGLQVALTRAIGPQTSLTISYRPELSRLEAAELLFCTGFLVCTPEDIDILDDVNMIAPIGISFSRNLANNPLNPTRGYSLALDLEHAAGWTGSNFRYDRFLAEAATYNAFGSGVVAARIRGGWVGAGPFSELVRGGDAVDIVQPEKRFYAGGANSVRGFAQSRLGPRVLQVLDPVRLMTVSSTSVTAACTPAQVMDLSCDATPLGDAGFIPRPTGGTRLLEANLDIRFGISSSFEGVVFADVGQVWAVKERAALADLEITPGAGVRYLSPIGPIRVDVAYRFRGGQALSVVTSQIRPFDPSVDNEEAKLSINGVFAPYVRTKNIALLTPTVLFGHSSSWSLRRFQLHISIGQAF
- a CDS encoding metallophosphoesterase; its protein translation is MLTILHASDLQFGKPFRPRAGDAFRSLAFEVMPDLIVVSGDLTQRAKPREFKAAWDFLERLPRVPLVVTPGNHDVPLYRIWERAVTPFWRWRHHIPRDVDSVVRVAGSMIVGLNSASPYRAIVNGRIQRHQLAFARKAFDEVPPGGPRVLVVHHHFVSPPDGEGGAPLPGGRKILQEIEDMQVDVVLSGHIHQTLIASSRDVIPGDRAGVPLIHTGTTTSRRGRGPEHRKNSCNIVKVLEDTIEVTPHFFESHGSAFEPGETVSVPRPGTPMKTAYPGAFPQED
- a CDS encoding prolipoprotein diacylglyceryl transferase gives rise to the protein MYPIIFEFPAWVPFMGGEAVTSFGVFMLFSFLTGGYLIRAEMARIGEDPDKAWDLVFMGVVGGILGAKIYYILLNYPRLATDPAALILSRGGLVWYGGFILATALVVWEIRRQKLPLPTMADVVAPGLAMAYGVGRMGCFLVGDDWGVPTDSWVGIAFPKGYPATTVSNIEALGISVDPALVEKYGQVLPVHPTQLYEVGISTAVFFFLWKIRRHKHNAGWLFMLWLGFAGAERFLVEFLRAKDDRFFGVLTLAQIISLGIIGVGIYGMTKLGRPAEAAA
- the tsaD gene encoding tRNA (adenosine(37)-N6)-threonylcarbamoyltransferase complex transferase subunit TsaD, which gives rise to MSTARGPLVLGLETSCDETSAAVIDGDNRVLGHVILSQDEHAVFGGVIPEIAARAHLRKIDVVVDEALAQAGVTLEQVDLIGATAGPGLIGALLVGVCWAKSAAFALGRPFVPVHHMEGHLFAPSLEDPEAQPPFVGLLVSGGHTMLLHVPEWGDYRLLGETRDDAAGEAFDKVAKLLGLSYPGGPEIQRVAVLGDPKKHVLPRPMLRRNQSLNEAAYFDFSFSGLKTAVVDLTRRVGHEQSVGAERPNIAAAFQEAAVDVLASKTMRAVHATQCDRVLIGGGVAANLRLREALSERLGAHGRLFHASPRLSLDNGAMIARAARFRYDRGDVSGFDASASAGLEFPGLR
- a CDS encoding CdaR family protein — protein: MASRPGRVLLHNWRLKLAALGLSVFLWGLVQTEPRNQETFSSIPIIVSVADTAWTLAAPPSPAQVELRLGGPAREIIRLAREGTTVRVPLEGINSADTLVSLRREWVGLGEGRGLSVESLSPVNIRVSLERAMTRTLPIALRTRGAVPSNMALASPLGLNPREVRIRGPRSRIEGLDSVHLSPFDLTAVQASGVFNVALDTTGLFGVMLVPTTATVGVRLESVVERVLSGLTVFVDTERIGTEVVVDPLSVQLRVTGARTLVTGIQPELLRVWVQGELLTGMAPGEERRVPLQIDGVPDLVTAVPSTDVVTVRRAADLAGGGDASGW
- a CDS encoding TlpA disulfide reductase family protein, whose product is MKRSFARSPYLWTILGAVTVVIVAWAGRESYQPVITGEVAPEFVARAMDGTDVAISDYADKVVLVNIWATWCGPCLEEMPSMQRLYEELDNEDFEILAISIDAPFGQADSFGRPGGDLDAFAQDLGLTFRILHNPAGDVQRVYQTTGVPETFLIGKDGIIYKKVAGGTHWDSPVNHALVLRLLGQ
- a CDS encoding PASTA domain-containing protein; its protein translation is MRLGGSLARRRGGKSKGKSPKKAAAPKKQLAKKKDPSTKRSMPWLLVAALALFGWGGGYIAATQWVFPAPEPLGDLFEVPDVRGMGLASARERFADAGLQLGVIDSLLHPSVPAALIVGQAPLAGQIARPETEIRVTISLGPQLRSIPDVTQLDEAGARIVLESSGFRVLLDTAQAEVPRGRIIETIPPADSILALPSDVRMVVSTGPPLVLMPLVLGLEEHEAVQILDSLGLVVAETAEVFRFGRDQGIVVEQEPAVDTELERGAEVRLSVGRRARQREQ
- the rsmB gene encoding 16S rRNA (cytosine(967)-C(5))-methyltransferase RsmB; translation: MTSGDITTGRDAAYVIRVQVERGRRLDIALGAALVGLDPRERAFAHDLAYGTTRMRGRLDHLLAKHIHKGLASLQQDVLEVLRLGAYQILYMGSVPDYAAVSGSVDRARELKGKGAAGLVNAVLRRVSEDGDGDDQFPDWTTDPADYLSTWGSHPRWLIDRWLARWSPEEVRSLVDTNNGRPTTFLNSLDQSQDAAVELLAQAGITARSVQDVPSAVRLAWSTPPSEALSVLPGSIVQDPAAQLVVRYMDIDPGTKVADLCAAPGGKALAASVGASYTVAADRSESRIRMVRENADRTGRRVSCVVADAAHPPLVDADVVLLDVPCTGTGTLARHPDARWRLRPESVTELTAVQDRMLEAGATTVGRGGLLVYSTCTLEPEENGERIEAFLNAHPDFTIENSGSVSSNFIDEHGYLSVLPHEAGFDGSFAARLRRSE